Proteins found in one Miscanthus floridulus cultivar M001 chromosome 4, ASM1932011v1, whole genome shotgun sequence genomic segment:
- the LOC136549558 gene encoding transcription factor BHLH42-like isoform X3, protein MAAAGGGGEAVQKALQSVAQSTGWTYSLLWRLCPRQGALVWAEGHYNGAIRTRKTTVHQPGGEGADEEEETTAGAGAGRAALRRSRQLKELYDSLAGEAADGGRGAGGSRDGGGAQQQVVPHRRPTAALAPEDLTETEWFYLMCASYCFPPAVGLPGEAFVRRVHVWLCGANKVDSKVFSRAILARSAGIQTVACIPVDDGVLEIGTTEKVEEDICLIQCARSIFMDQIGAHIMPTLSGHSTSTAPTTHINHQPFQTKMGNCIDINVQKNSHNSGDEHNNEMEDDDDRIDLLETNTGNDSSQHSPQDTNNVGLGNEQGTLNAGSSELMLIGTSERVRDGCSKQEDEEIPVLMVCQNANLAAQGEFGPWHDFLDDDLSSKYLQSSAAEDQAALAENAHYVETVLAILRFNACRQTQAASNTKAYLALSKNSSFTRWASWNHKGSNNDRQSMLIPDEGTPHRMLKSILLGAPSSSHRSYRGEAVQSPEPRDDGEGTSRSRRGPVPVPVQAELSASHVLKERRRREKLNERFLMLRSLVPFVTKMDRASILGDTIEYVKQLRRRIQELESRARLVDSNPKTMAQPPPAASTETKRGHHTSGGYLARAGTGTTGEASGSCCDTNSSVGEPPAGAGDVTEVQVSIIGSDALLELRCPHREGLLLRVMQALHQDLRLEVTSVQASSAGDVLLAELRAKVKEVHGRRSSITEVKRAIHLIVSSD, encoded by the exons atggcggcggccggcggcggagGCGAGGCCGTGCAGAAGGCGCTGCAGTCGGTGGCGCAGAGCACGGGGTGGACGTACAGTCTCCTCTGGCGCCTCTGCCCGCGCCAAGG CGCGCTGGTATGGGCGGAGGGCCACTACAACGGCGCCATCAGGACGCGCAAGACGACGGTGCATCAGCCGGGCGGGGAGGGCGCtgacgaggaggaggagacgacggcgggggcgggggcCGGCCGGGCGGCTCTGCGCCGCAGCCGGCAGCTCAAGGAGCTCTACGACTCCCTGGCGGGGGAGGCGGCCGACGGTGGTCGAGGAGCGGGCGGAAGcagggacggcggcggcgcgcagcAGCAGGTGGTGCCGCATCGCCGGCCCACCGCGGCGCTGGCGCCCGAGGACCTCACGGAGACGGAGTGGTTCTACCTAATGTGCGCCTCCTACTGCTTCCCTCCTGCCGTCGG GTTGCCTGGGGAGGCATTTGTAAGGAGAGTTCATGTGTGGCTATGTGGGGCAAATAAAGTTGACAGCAAAGTGTTCTCAAGAGCAATTCTCGCTAGG AGTGCAGGCATCCAG ACAGTAGCATGCATTCCAGTCGACGATGGTGTCCTGGAAATTGGAACTACAGAGAAG GTAGAAGAAGACATTTGTTTAATTCAATGTGCCAGGAGCATCTTCATGGATCAAATTGGCGCCCACATAATGCCTACCCTCTCAGGCCATTCAACTTCCACCGCCCCAACCACACACATCAATCATCAGCCATTCCAGACAAAAATGGGAAACTGCATTGACATAAATGTGCAGAAAAATAGTCACAATTCAGGAGACGAGCACAATAACGAAATGGAAGATGATGACGACAGAATTGATTTATTAGAGACCAATACTGGAAATGATTCAAGCCAGCATTCGCCACAGGACACTAATAATGTAGGTTTAGGCAATGAGCAGGGAACGCTCAATGCGGGGAGCAGTGAGCTGATGCTGATTGGGACGTCGGAAAGGGTAAGAGATGGTTGTTCAAAGCAAGAGGATGAAGAGATCCCAGTGCTTATGGTTTGCCAGAACGCTAATCTGGCAGCGCAGGGTGAATTTGGTCCGTGGCATGATTTTCTCGACGATGACCTAAGCAGTAAATACCTACAATCCTCAG CGGCAGAAGATCAAGCAGCACTAGCAGAAAACGCACACTACGTCGAAACGGTCCTGGCAATCTTACGGTTCAATGCGTGCCGGCAAACGCAAGCAGCCTCAAACACCAAAGCCTACCTGGCACTCTCCAAGAACTCGTCATTCACAAGATGGGCCAGCTGGAACCACAAAGGAAGTAACAATGATCGTCAGAGCATGTTGATCCCTGATGAAGGCACCCCACACAGAATGCTCAAGAGCATCCTGCTCGGTGCCCCTAGCAGCAGTCACCGGAGTTACAGAGGAGAGGCTGTCCAGTCACCTGAGCCGAGGGACGACGGCGAAGGCACGAGCCGGTCTCGGAGAGgtccggtgccggtgccggtccAGGCAGAGCTGAGTGCCAGCCATGTTCTCAAGGAGAGGCGGCGGAGGGAGAAGCTCAACGAGAGGTTCCTCATGCTTCGGTCCTTGGTGCCGTTCGTCACAAAG ATGGACAGGGCCTCGATCCTGGGCGACACGATCGAGTACGTGAAGCAGCTGCGGAGACGCATCCAGGAGCTCGAGTCACGAGCTCGGCTGGTTGACAGCAACCCAAAGACGATGGCGCAGCCTCCTCCGGCAGCCTCAACGGAGACGAAGAGAGGTCATCACACCAGCGGCGGTTACCTCGCGCGCGCAGGCACAGGCACAACAGGGGAAGCGAGCGGCAGCTGCTGCGACACCAACAGCAGCGTCGGGGAGCCTCCGGCGGGGGCGGGCGACGTCACGGAGGTGCAGGTGTCCATCATCGGGAGTGACGCGCTGCTGGAGCTCCGGTGCCCGCACAGGGAGGGGCTCCTCCTCCGGGTCATGCAGGCGCTGCACCAGGACCTCCGGCTGGAGGTCACCTCCGTCCAGGCCTCGTCAGCCGGCGACGTGCTACTTGCAGAGTTGCGCGCAAAG GTGAAGGAGGTGCATGGCAGGAGGAGCAGCATCACTGAAGTGAAGAGAGCAATTCATCTAATCGTTTCATCAGACTGA
- the LOC136549558 gene encoding uncharacterized protein isoform X2: protein MAAAGGGGEAVQKALQSVAQSTGWTYSLLWRLCPRQGALVWAEGHYNGAIRTRKTTVHQPGGEGADEEEETTAGAGAGRAALRRSRQLKELYDSLAGEAADGGRGAGGSRDGGGAQQQVVPHRRPTAALAPEDLTETEWFYLMLPGEAFVRRVHVWLCGANKVDSKVFSRAILARSAGIQTVACIPVDDGVLEIGTTEKVEEDICLIQCARSIFMDQIGAHIMPTLSGHSTSTAPTTHINHQPFQTKMGNCIDINVQKNSHNSGDEHNNEMEDDDDRIDLLETNTGNDSSQHSPQDTNNVGLGNEQGTLNAGSSELMLIGTSERVRDGCSKQEDEEIPVLMVCQNANLAAQGEFGPWHDFLDDDLSSKYLQSSDAVSVLKGVYNHLLKFRDFLSWEAAVAMAVIGANSSIEKPQAAAENEAASSTEKPQAGGDKAKGDKKSKKKKTLGKGTSAVLMLLRDHVTNGSTVASVNSVLVAEWATSLSSLFDPKCPRLVSLVEKVKEIVESNEVRRLPKIPKGGELCSLRYDLTVPFARYVAMNSISALKRYQIAKVYRRDNPSKGRYREFYQCDFDIAGVYEPMEPDFEVIKVLTELLNQLDIGTYEIKLNHRKLLDGMLEICGVPSQKFRTVCSSIDKLDKQTFEQVKKELVDKKGISNETADEIGNLVKTRGPPLEVLMELRKEGSKFMNNEGSVAALNELEILFKALDKANAIDKIVFYLSLARGLITTPVSYMKPFSRVRLSGRRSSSTSRKRTLRRNGPGNLTVQCVPANASSLKHQSLPGTLQELVIHKMGQLEPQRK from the exons atggcggcggccggcggcggagGCGAGGCCGTGCAGAAGGCGCTGCAGTCGGTGGCGCAGAGCACGGGGTGGACGTACAGTCTCCTCTGGCGCCTCTGCCCGCGCCAAGG CGCGCTGGTATGGGCGGAGGGCCACTACAACGGCGCCATCAGGACGCGCAAGACGACGGTGCATCAGCCGGGCGGGGAGGGCGCtgacgaggaggaggagacgacggcgggggcgggggcCGGCCGGGCGGCTCTGCGCCGCAGCCGGCAGCTCAAGGAGCTCTACGACTCCCTGGCGGGGGAGGCGGCCGACGGTGGTCGAGGAGCGGGCGGAAGcagggacggcggcggcgcgcagcAGCAGGTGGTGCCGCATCGCCGGCCCACCGCGGCGCTGGCGCCCGAGGACCTCACGGAGACGGAGTGGTTCTACCTAAT GTTGCCTGGGGAGGCATTTGTAAGGAGAGTTCATGTGTGGCTATGTGGGGCAAATAAAGTTGACAGCAAAGTGTTCTCAAGAGCAATTCTCGCTAGG AGTGCAGGCATCCAG ACAGTAGCATGCATTCCAGTCGACGATGGTGTCCTGGAAATTGGAACTACAGAGAAG GTAGAAGAAGACATTTGTTTAATTCAATGTGCCAGGAGCATCTTCATGGATCAAATTGGCGCCCACATAATGCCTACCCTCTCAGGCCATTCAACTTCCACCGCCCCAACCACACACATCAATCATCAGCCATTCCAGACAAAAATGGGAAACTGCATTGACATAAATGTGCAGAAAAATAGTCACAATTCAGGAGACGAGCACAATAACGAAATGGAAGATGATGACGACAGAATTGATTTATTAGAGACCAATACTGGAAATGATTCAAGCCAGCATTCGCCACAGGACACTAATAATGTAGGTTTAGGCAATGAGCAGGGAACGCTCAATGCGGGGAGCAGTGAGCTGATGCTGATTGGGACGTCGGAAAGGGTAAGAGATGGTTGTTCAAAGCAAGAGGATGAAGAGATCCCAGTGCTTATGGTTTGCCAGAACGCTAATCTGGCAGCGCAGGGTGAATTTGGTCCGTGGCATGATTTTCTCGACGATGACCTAAGCAGTAAATACCTACAATCCTCAG ATGCTGTGTCGGTCTTGAAGGGGGTGTACAACCACTTGCTCAAGTTCAGGGACTTTCTTTCCTGGGAAGCAGCTGTGGCCATGGCAGTAATTGGAGCAAACAGTTCAATTGAGAAGCCACAAGCTGCTGCTGAGAATGAAGCAGCCAGTTCAACTGAGAAGCCACAGGCTGGTGGGGACAAAGCAAAgggtgacaagaagagcaagaagaagaaaacttTGGGGAAGGGTACTTCTGCTGTGCTGATGCTTCTTAGGGATCATGTGACAAATGGAAGTACTGTTGCTTCTGTAAATTCTGTGTTGGTTGCAGAGTGGGCAACCTCTCTCTCATCGCTATTTGATCCCAAATGTCCCAGATTGGTGTCCCTTgtggagaaggtgaaggagattGTTGAGAGCAATGAAGTCAGGAGATTGCCTAAAATTCCAAAG GGTGGTGAGCTTTGCTCTTTGCGGTATGATCTGACTGTTCCATTTGCCCGGTATGTTGCCATGAATAGCATAAGTGCACTGAAGAGATACCAGATAGCGAAAGTAtataggagagataatccatctAAGGGAAGGTACCGAGAATTCTACCAATGTGACTTCGACATTGCTGGTGTATATGAACCTATGGAACCGGATTTTGAGGTCATCAAAGTTTTGACTGAATTGTTGAATCAGCTGGATATAGGCACATATGAGATAAAATTAAATCACAGAAAGTTGCTTGATGGAATGTTGGAGATTTGCGGTGTGCCTTCTCAAAAGTTCAGAACAGTTTGCTCGAGTATTGACAAGCTGGACAAACAAACATTCGAACAGGTGAAGAAGGAACTG GTGGATAAGAAAGGTATATCAAATGAAACTGCAGACGAAATTGGCAATTTAGTGAAGACTAGAGGACCCCCGTTGGAAGTTTTGATGGAGTTGAGAAAGGAGGGCAGCAAGTTTATGAATAATGAAGGGTCTGTTGCTGCACTGAATGAGCTAGAGATATTATTCAAGGCTCTGGATAAAGcaaatgcaatagacaagatagTTTTTTATTTAAGTTTGGCCAGGGGCCTTATTACTACACCGGTGTCATATATGAAGCCGTTTTCAAGGGTGCGGCTCAG CGGCAGAAGATCAAGCAGCACTAGCAGAAAACGCACACTACGTCGAAACGGTCCTGGCAATCTTACGGTTCAATGCGTGCCGGCAAACGCAAGCAGCCTCAAACACCAAAGCCTACCTGGCACTCTCCAAGAACTCGTCATTCACAAGATGGGCCAGCTGGAACCACAAAGGAAGTAA
- the LOC136549558 gene encoding uncharacterized protein isoform X1 produces the protein MAAAGGGGEAVQKALQSVAQSTGWTYSLLWRLCPRQGALVWAEGHYNGAIRTRKTTVHQPGGEGADEEEETTAGAGAGRAALRRSRQLKELYDSLAGEAADGGRGAGGSRDGGGAQQQVVPHRRPTAALAPEDLTETEWFYLMCASYCFPPAVGLPGEAFVRRVHVWLCGANKVDSKVFSRAILARSAGIQTVACIPVDDGVLEIGTTEKVEEDICLIQCARSIFMDQIGAHIMPTLSGHSTSTAPTTHINHQPFQTKMGNCIDINVQKNSHNSGDEHNNEMEDDDDRIDLLETNTGNDSSQHSPQDTNNVGLGNEQGTLNAGSSELMLIGTSERVRDGCSKQEDEEIPVLMVCQNANLAAQGEFGPWHDFLDDDLSSKYLQSSDAVSVLKGVYNHLLKFRDFLSWEAAVAMAVIGANSSIEKPQAAAENEAASSTEKPQAGGDKAKGDKKSKKKKTLGKGTSAVLMLLRDHVTNGSTVASVNSVLVAEWATSLSSLFDPKCPRLVSLVEKVKEIVESNEVRRLPKIPKGGELCSLRYDLTVPFARYVAMNSISALKRYQIAKVYRRDNPSKGRYREFYQCDFDIAGVYEPMEPDFEVIKVLTELLNQLDIGTYEIKLNHRKLLDGMLEICGVPSQKFRTVCSSIDKLDKQTFEQVKKELVDKKGISNETADEIGNLVKTRGPPLEVLMELRKEGSKFMNNEGSVAALNELEILFKALDKANAIDKIVFYLSLARGLITTPVSYMKPFSRVRLSGRRSSSTSRKRTLRRNGPGNLTVQCVPANASSLKHQSLPGTLQELVIHKMGQLEPQRK, from the exons atggcggcggccggcggcggagGCGAGGCCGTGCAGAAGGCGCTGCAGTCGGTGGCGCAGAGCACGGGGTGGACGTACAGTCTCCTCTGGCGCCTCTGCCCGCGCCAAGG CGCGCTGGTATGGGCGGAGGGCCACTACAACGGCGCCATCAGGACGCGCAAGACGACGGTGCATCAGCCGGGCGGGGAGGGCGCtgacgaggaggaggagacgacggcgggggcgggggcCGGCCGGGCGGCTCTGCGCCGCAGCCGGCAGCTCAAGGAGCTCTACGACTCCCTGGCGGGGGAGGCGGCCGACGGTGGTCGAGGAGCGGGCGGAAGcagggacggcggcggcgcgcagcAGCAGGTGGTGCCGCATCGCCGGCCCACCGCGGCGCTGGCGCCCGAGGACCTCACGGAGACGGAGTGGTTCTACCTAATGTGCGCCTCCTACTGCTTCCCTCCTGCCGTCGG GTTGCCTGGGGAGGCATTTGTAAGGAGAGTTCATGTGTGGCTATGTGGGGCAAATAAAGTTGACAGCAAAGTGTTCTCAAGAGCAATTCTCGCTAGG AGTGCAGGCATCCAG ACAGTAGCATGCATTCCAGTCGACGATGGTGTCCTGGAAATTGGAACTACAGAGAAG GTAGAAGAAGACATTTGTTTAATTCAATGTGCCAGGAGCATCTTCATGGATCAAATTGGCGCCCACATAATGCCTACCCTCTCAGGCCATTCAACTTCCACCGCCCCAACCACACACATCAATCATCAGCCATTCCAGACAAAAATGGGAAACTGCATTGACATAAATGTGCAGAAAAATAGTCACAATTCAGGAGACGAGCACAATAACGAAATGGAAGATGATGACGACAGAATTGATTTATTAGAGACCAATACTGGAAATGATTCAAGCCAGCATTCGCCACAGGACACTAATAATGTAGGTTTAGGCAATGAGCAGGGAACGCTCAATGCGGGGAGCAGTGAGCTGATGCTGATTGGGACGTCGGAAAGGGTAAGAGATGGTTGTTCAAAGCAAGAGGATGAAGAGATCCCAGTGCTTATGGTTTGCCAGAACGCTAATCTGGCAGCGCAGGGTGAATTTGGTCCGTGGCATGATTTTCTCGACGATGACCTAAGCAGTAAATACCTACAATCCTCAG ATGCTGTGTCGGTCTTGAAGGGGGTGTACAACCACTTGCTCAAGTTCAGGGACTTTCTTTCCTGGGAAGCAGCTGTGGCCATGGCAGTAATTGGAGCAAACAGTTCAATTGAGAAGCCACAAGCTGCTGCTGAGAATGAAGCAGCCAGTTCAACTGAGAAGCCACAGGCTGGTGGGGACAAAGCAAAgggtgacaagaagagcaagaagaagaaaacttTGGGGAAGGGTACTTCTGCTGTGCTGATGCTTCTTAGGGATCATGTGACAAATGGAAGTACTGTTGCTTCTGTAAATTCTGTGTTGGTTGCAGAGTGGGCAACCTCTCTCTCATCGCTATTTGATCCCAAATGTCCCAGATTGGTGTCCCTTgtggagaaggtgaaggagattGTTGAGAGCAATGAAGTCAGGAGATTGCCTAAAATTCCAAAG GGTGGTGAGCTTTGCTCTTTGCGGTATGATCTGACTGTTCCATTTGCCCGGTATGTTGCCATGAATAGCATAAGTGCACTGAAGAGATACCAGATAGCGAAAGTAtataggagagataatccatctAAGGGAAGGTACCGAGAATTCTACCAATGTGACTTCGACATTGCTGGTGTATATGAACCTATGGAACCGGATTTTGAGGTCATCAAAGTTTTGACTGAATTGTTGAATCAGCTGGATATAGGCACATATGAGATAAAATTAAATCACAGAAAGTTGCTTGATGGAATGTTGGAGATTTGCGGTGTGCCTTCTCAAAAGTTCAGAACAGTTTGCTCGAGTATTGACAAGCTGGACAAACAAACATTCGAACAGGTGAAGAAGGAACTG GTGGATAAGAAAGGTATATCAAATGAAACTGCAGACGAAATTGGCAATTTAGTGAAGACTAGAGGACCCCCGTTGGAAGTTTTGATGGAGTTGAGAAAGGAGGGCAGCAAGTTTATGAATAATGAAGGGTCTGTTGCTGCACTGAATGAGCTAGAGATATTATTCAAGGCTCTGGATAAAGcaaatgcaatagacaagatagTTTTTTATTTAAGTTTGGCCAGGGGCCTTATTACTACACCGGTGTCATATATGAAGCCGTTTTCAAGGGTGCGGCTCAG CGGCAGAAGATCAAGCAGCACTAGCAGAAAACGCACACTACGTCGAAACGGTCCTGGCAATCTTACGGTTCAATGCGTGCCGGCAAACGCAAGCAGCCTCAAACACCAAAGCCTACCTGGCACTCTCCAAGAACTCGTCATTCACAAGATGGGCCAGCTGGAACCACAAAGGAAGTAA
- the LOC136551192 gene encoding protein phosphatase 2C 70-like: MASDPMVARRSGRKLPMEDISFCQCPLQGVEHFGLFGIFDGHGGDGAAKAVSKILPENLGYILSHPETKERVQSCSDASDVLRYAFTLTEDAIDHQYEGCTGTALLIWFDQNKDCFAQCANLGDSACVMSVNGKTIDMTEDHRVASATERARIARTGQPLKDGEVRLNGLNLARMFGDKFLKEQDSRFSSEPYVSQAVRITKACTAFAIIASDGLWDVISTKKAVQLVVEGKERNSGDSTSAAKVANRVLNEARNLRTKDNTSVIFVDFDILRTDLCIAK, encoded by the exons ATGGCATCCGATCCAATGGTGGCACGTAGAAGTGGAAGGAAACTTCCAATGGAAGACATAAGCTTTTGCCAGTGTCCTCTGCAGGGTGTTGAACAT TTTGGGCTCTTTGGTATTTTTGATGGACATGGTGGGGATGGAGCTGCCAAAGCTGTCAGCAA GATTCTTCCAGAAAATCTGGGATACATTTTGTCTCATCCTGAAACAAAAGAACGAGTGCAATCATGTTCTGACGCTTCTGATGTTCTTAGATATGCTTTTACTTTGACAGAAGACGCAATCGATCATCAGTATGAG GGATGTACAGGCACAGCACTTCTTATTTGGTTTGATCAGAATAAAGATTGTTTTGCCCAGTGTGCTAATCTTGGCGATTCTGCTTGTGTAATGAG TGTCAATGGAAAGACGATTGATATGACTGAAGATCATCGAGTAGCTAGTGCAACTGAAAGAGCTAGGATAGCAAGAACTGGGCAGCCCCTGAAAGATGGGGAAGTTCGTCTTAATG GACTAAATCTTGCTAGGATGTTTGGAGACAAGTTTCTTAAGGAGCAAGACTCACGCTTCAGCTCAGAACCATATGTGAGCCAAGCTGTTCGTATCACCAAAGCATGCACCGCTTTTGCCATTATTGCTAG TGATGGGCTCTGGGATGTCATCAGCACTAAAAAGGCGGTACAGCTTGTTGTTGAG GGAAAGGAGAGGAACTCTGGTGACAGCACCTCAGCGGCTAAAGTAGCCAACCGTGTATTGAACGAAGCTAGGAATTTGAGAACCAAGGACAACACATCCGTGATATTTGTAGATTTTGACATTCTGAGAACAGACCTTTGTATCGCCAAATGA